In Chrysoperla carnea chromosome 2, inChrCarn1.1, whole genome shotgun sequence, the following proteins share a genomic window:
- the LOC123292308 gene encoding myrosinase 1-like, with translation MCQIVFYLILCVLMQNATAQNYNETREKITKLKNEHSVVFAVSTSAYQIEGAWNESGKTESIWDRFVHTHPEKIMDESNGDISCDSYHNIDRDIKMLKYLGVKFYRFSISWPRISPTPMRDAAVNDEGLNYYHSLIDKLIENDITPVITLYHNDLPQNIQDFGGWTNELIIEYFENYAQLVFKNFASKVKDWITFDLPEQICHKHYGTDDWPPEISSSGIADYLCLRNLFLAHATVYRLYKSQFDTDNTGIMGINLLFNWYEPVTNSTEDIESVERFRKLFYGIQADPIHSEYGDFPELLKSQIANKSKEQGFRNSRLPSFTIAEIEFIRNTYDFMGITYFTSYQLPQTSEQIYPVPSYEDDLGIREGVFDANWTKTSISLLQNYPTGLKNVLLYIKNVYNNPKVVILGNGCGTAESTLENLECVSYFKDHLDAVYYAVVNEGCNVIGYSAWTLMDSFEWEKGYTERFGLFETDFDSETRHTKPKATAHFFHAILSDEKNETTINPSTTVSPHQPPSNVDPQMNGSASLRYLLGNLNNFVILLVILFNLILTQNLMI, from the exons ATGTgccaaattgtattttatttaattttatgtgttttGATGCA aaaTGCAACGGCTCAAAATTATAACGAAACaagagaaaaaataacaaagttaaaaaatgaacattcagtTGTATTTGCAGTTTCGACATCCGCGTATCAAATAGAAGGAGCATGGAATGAATCAG GTAAAACCGAAAGTATATGGGATCGATTTGTTCACACACATCCAGAGAAAATCATGGATGAATCAAATGGTGACATCAGCTGTGATTCGTATCATAATATCGATcgtgatataaaaatgttaaaatatttgggtgtgaaattttatcgtttttcaaTATCATGGCCACGGATTTCACCCACACCGATGCGTGATGCTGCGGTTAACGATGAAGGCTTGAACTATTATCATTCGTTAAtcgataaattaattgaaaatgatattacACCGGTAATTACGTTGTATCATAACGATTTACCACAAAATATTCAGGATTTTG GTGGATGGACGAACGAATTGATCATCGAATATTTCGAGAATTATGCTCAACTTGTATTTAAGAATTTCGCATCCAAGGTTAAAGATTGGATAACATTTGATCTACCGGAACAGATATGCCATAAACATTATGGTACAGATGATTGGCCACCAGAAATTAGTTCATCCGGTATAGCGGATTATTTATGTTtgcgaaatttatttttggctcATGCAACGGTTTATCGATTgtataaaagtcaatttgataCCGACAATACag GAATTATGGGTATAAACTTATTGTTTAATTGGTATGAGCCTGTAACAAATTCCACCGAAGATATTGAATCTGTCGAAAGATTTCGTAAACTTTTT TATGGGATTCAAGCCGATCCAATACACTCTGAGTACGGTGATTTTCCAGAACTATTAAAATCGCAAATTGCAAATAAAAGCAAAGAACAAGGTTTCCGTAATTCACGATTACCATCATTTACAATTGctgaaattgaatttattcgAAATACCTACGATTTTATGGGTATCACATATTTTACGTCGTATCAATTACCACAAACATCGGAGCAAATTTATCCAGTTCCATCATACGAAGACGATTTGGGTATTCGTGAAGGGGTGTTCGATGCAAATTGGACCAAAACATCAATTTCTTTGTTGCAG AATTATCCTACAGGGTTAAAGaatgttttattgtatattaaaaatgtgtataataaTCCAAAAGTAGTGATTTTGGGAAATGGATGTGGAACTGCTGAAAGTACATTGGAAAATCTCGAATGTGTTTcatattttaag GATCATTTGGATGCCGTTTATTATGCTGTCGTTAATGAAGGATGTAATGTGATTGGCTACAGTGCGTGGACTCTTATGGATAGTTTTGAATGGGAAAAAGGATACAC GGAACGTTTTGGATTATTTGAAACTGATTTCGATAGTGAAACACGTCATACAAAACCAAAAGCAACAGCTCACTTTTTCCACGCGATCCTCAGTGATGAAAAg AATGAGACGACTATTAATCCATCGACAACAGTAAGTCCACATCAACCCCCATCGAATGTCGACCCACAAATGAATGGTAGTGCTTCCCTCAGATATTTATTaggaaatttaaacaatttcgtAATCCTGCTagttatacttttcaatttaattttaacacaaaatcttatgatttaa
- the LOC123294133 gene encoding trypsin-like, whose product MFAHGKFYFSLIVFTILASQNVSGKIRNYGDENDSDYKENRGYAVGNKPYIIKGTDASIEEFPYVVFLTQINPDGQGIESSRYGCTGVILTSTVILTTAICLEHGDDNDFAEERTLQFTNAYIKAGVTNRDDPRAKKIYFARGILHDKYSYDQDYMQYNIALLKLNRPLCRSKTIQPLKFATEDDFEQANKVGTVVGWGWKTANANSLSNTLQQIQMKSVPVDQCDEETGKFVNEHSFCVKDLNDTFQGGICDGDSGTPFIVNNKVYAIGTTIAKGCKSADYFVRVADHEIKSWIKDKCWELHNEMRMKKSPNRPNRFLLEKNGSHSVP is encoded by the exons atgtttgcgcatggaaaattttacttttcattaaTTGTATTCACAATCTTAGCGTCTCAAAACGTTAGCGGTAAAATAA GGAATTATGGTGACGAAAATGACAGTGATTATAAAGAAAATCGTGGATATGCCGTTGGCAATAAACCTTATATTATTAAGGGAACAGATGCTTCCATCGAAGAATTTCCATACGTG gTATTTCTAACTCAAATTAATCCTGACGGTCAAGGGATTGAAAGCTCCAGATATGGTTGTACTGGTGTCATATTGACGTCAACTGTTATCCTGACAACTGCAATATGTCTTGAACATGGTGATGATAATGATTTCGCGGAGGAGAGAACTTTACAATTTACGAATGCATACATTAAAGCTGGAGTGACAAACCGTGATGATCCcagagcaaaaaaaatttactttgcaAGAGGAATTCTTCATGATAAATATAGCTATGATCAGGACTACATGCAATATAACATAGCGTTATTGAAG ctGAACAGACCGCTATGCAGATCCAAAACCATACAACCTTTAAAGTTTGCAACTGAAGACGATTTTGAACAAGCGAATAAAGTTGGAACAGTTGTTGGTTGGGGTTGGAAG ACAGCGAACGCTAACTCTCTCTCAAACACGTTACAACAAATTCAAATGAAAAGTGTGCCAGTTGATCAATGTGATGAAGAAACAGGCAAGTTTGTGAACGAACATTCGTTTTGTGTCAAGGATTTGAATGATACATTTCAGGGAGGAATATGTGATGGTGATTCTGGAACACCGTTTATAGTAAACAACAAAGTATATGCGATTGGAACAACCATTGCTAAGGGATGTAAATCCGCAGATTATTTTGTAAGAGTAGCAGACCATGAAATTAAATCTTGGATAAAAGATAAATGTTGGGAACTACATAACGAAATGCGAATGAAGAAAAGTCCAAATCGTCCAAATC gatttttacTAGAAAAGAATGGTAGTCACTCTGTACCATAA
- the LOC123292131 gene encoding myrosinase 1-like translates to MKSFNTIFLWNLYYFLGYFSYGSAEDWKTQVQELITEHNFFWGVATSAYQIEGGWNQDGKGESMWDEYTHKYPHRMADQSNGDIACDSYNNLERDLKMIDTLNVDYYRISISWTRIMPDGGLTEKLNEKGLQYYHKLFDALIAKNITPMVTIYHWDLPKTLHTLGGWQNELIIPYFEKYARTLFKHFGQKVQMWVTINEPYHICELGYGGVSYAPEDYVPGVSNYLCMHNLLKAHGRAYHLYQNEFKAQQNGIVGYVSSCIFKLPYSQDQEDIDASIRGNGDLGWAVNPIFGPKGDYSEIVKENVAMVSQLQGLKKSRLPEFTKEEIEYIKGSADFLGINYYTSRLARTNQEVVVTDPTFMDDMRVTLHVDPNWVQTSTEWLQIVPEGLKAALDYVRKHFNNPLTIITEIGCTGEKDNEVDQTQVIKYYKDHINVIHEAVTEEGINVRGFVAWSLMDSFEWDTGYTISFGLYHTNFTDPKRSTSIKKSGKFYQEINQYSKETRRKSGVKLLAPSELLIQNRQSSSSSLKRAVEEL, encoded by the exons atgaaaagttttaatacaatttttttatggaatttatattattttttgggatATTTCAG TTATGGCTCAGCCGAAGATTGGAAAACACAAGTACAAGAGCTGATAACCGAACATAACTTCTTTTGGGGTGTAGCCACATCAGCATATCAAATCGAAGGCGGTTGGAATCAAgatg GAAAAGGGGAAAGTATGTGGGACGAGTACACGCATAAATATCCACATCGAATGGCAGATCAAAGTAACGGAGACATTGCTTGTGATTCGTACAATAATTTAGAGCGTGATTTAAAAATGATCGATACACTAAATGTTGATTATTATCGAATTTCAATATCATGGACACGAATTATGCCCGACGGTGGTTTAACCGAAAAATTAAATGAGAAAGGACTACAATATTACCATAAGTTATTCGATGCGTTAATAGCGAAAAATATCACGCCAATGGTGACAATATACCATTGGGATTTACCAAAAACACTCCATACATTGGGTGGATGGCAAAATGAATTGATTattccatattttgaaaaatatgctcGAACACTATTCAAACATTTTGgtcaaaaagttcaaatgtGGGTAACGATCAATGAACCATATCATATTTGTGAATTGGGCTATGGGGGAGTTTCGTATGCTCCCGAGGACTATGTTCCCGGCgttagtaattatttatgcatGCATAATTTATTGAAAGCGCATGGGCGTGCTTATCATTTGTATCAGAATGAATTTAAGGCACAACAAAATGGGATTGTTGGCTATGTTTCCAGTTGTATCTTCAAATTGCCGTATTCTCAGGATCAAGAGGATATTGATGCGAGTATTCGAGGGAATGGAGAT CTTGGATGGGCTGTAAATCCAATTTTCGGACCAAAAGGTGATTATTCTGAAATTGTGAAGGAAAATGTTGCAATGGTATCGCAATTAcaaggtttaaaaaaatctcgTTTACCAGAATTTACTAAAGaagaaattgaatatattaagGGCAGTGCAGACTTTTTgggtataaattattatacgtCCAGATTAGCACGAACAAACCAAGAGGTCGTTGTAACTGATCCCACGTTTATGGATGATATGCGGGTTACGTTACATGTTGATCCAAATTGGGTGCAAACATCAACCGAATGGCTACAG atAGTTCCCGAAGGATTAAAAGCCGCTTTAGATTATGTTCGAAAACACTTTAATAATCCATTAACAATTATTACCGAAATTGGATGCACAGGAGAAAAAGACAATGAAGTCGATCAGACCCAAgtgattaaatattataaggaTCATATTAATGTAATCCATGAAGCTGTCACGGAAGAGGGCATTAATGTTCGTGGATTTGTGGCTTGGAGTTTAATGGATAGTTTTGAATGGGATACTGGTTACAC gaTTTCATTTGGATTATATCATACCAATTTCACGGATCCTAAACGATCTACGAGTATCAAAAAATCTGGcaaattttatcaagaaataaatcaatattctaAG gAGACTCGCCGAAAAAGTGGTGTAAAATTATTAGCACCATCAGAACTATTAATCCAAAATCGTCAATCGTCAAGTTCCAGTCTAAAAA gagCCGTTGAagagttataa
- the LOC123294135 gene encoding myrosinase 1-like, which yields MKFYLLLCIATVAQAANAQTFRETREKVAELIEKYNVKFGVSSSAFQYEGACNESGKGETMWSRFTHEHPEKIHDHSTADISVDSYHNLERDINMLKFLGVHFYRLSISWSRLLPTPILHDGVSQEALQYYHNLIDQLIANNITPIVTLSHFDLPISVSDLGGWTNAETIDYFVHFARIVFDNFADKVNVWVTINQLDIACAFQYGFDPLPPSKEESGVAVYLCLRNTFMAHAKVYHLYKQKYNEKNQGLIGLVTRLDLFEPMSNSTEDLEFIQMFRKIISGIYWDPIFSQHGDYPEIFKEKVSKKSKEQGFHKSRLTLFTKDEVEYIRNTSDFFGLNYYTPNRIYRNQKDANITVGDIKFNIKIPSFLDDINYYFAPPDPNWEPTENPRIMDYPEGLKKVLLYIKNTYNNPKVLIMENGCATARDTLDNYNCVKYFKGHLDALYDAVVNEGCNVQSYGIWSLMDSFEWIEGYVYRYGLFRTNFTDAKRSTQPKATAYFFKEILDGFPKIHLLILKKSKAAPRN from the exons atgaagttttacCTCTTATTGTGTATTGCAACGGTTGc acAAGCAGCCAACGCTCAAACTTTCAGAGAAACAAGAGAAAAAGTTGCAGaactaatagaaaaatataatgttaagtTTGGGGTCTCCTCATCGGCATTTCAATATGAAGGGGCATGCAATGAATCGG gGAAAGGTGAAACTATGTGGAGCCGTTTTACCCACGAACATCCAGAAAAAATTCACGATCACTCGACAGCCGATATTAGTGTAGATTCATATCATAATCTCGAACGAGATATaaatatgctgaaatttttgGGTGTACACTTTTATCGCCTCTCAATATCATGGTCCAGACTCTTACCCACACCAATATTGCATGATGGTGTTAGCCAAGAAGCGTTACAGTATTAtcacaatttaattgatcaatTAATCGCAAATAATATCACACCAATAGTAACATTATCACATTTCGATTTGCCAATCAGTGTGAGCGATTTAGGTGGATGGACAAATGCAGAAACCATCGATTATTTTGTGCATTTTGCAAGAAttgtatttgataattttgCTGATAAGGTGAATGTGTGGGTCACTATCAATCAGCTCGATATTGCCTGTGCTTTCCAATATGGATTTGATCCACTTCCGCCCTCTAAGGAAGAATCAGGAGTTGctgtttatttatgtttgaGAAATACATTTATGGCTCATGCTaaagtttatcatttatataaacagaagtataatgaaaaaaatcaaggtCTTATTGGGTTGGTTACAAGACTAGATTTGTTCGAGCCAATGTCAAATTCCACCGAAGACTTGGAGTTTATACAAATGTTCCGTAAAATTATT agTGGAATTTACTGGGATCCAATTTTTTCGCAACATGGTGATTATccagaaatttttaaagaaaaagtttccaaaaaaagtAAAGAGCAAGGATTTCATAAATCACGATTAACTTTATTTACAAAGGATGAAGTTGAATACATTCGTAATACTTcggatttttttggtttgaattaTTATACTCCAAATAGAATTTATAGGAATCAAAAAGACGCGAATATTACGGTAGGAgacataaaattcaatattaaaataccaTCTTTTTTGGatgacattaattattattttgctcCACCTGATCCAAATTGGGAACCAACAGAAAATCCAcgaataatg GATTATCCAGAAGGTTTGAAGAAAGTTTtgctgtatataaaaaatacgtaCAATAATCCAAAAGTTCTTATTATGGAAAATGGATGCGCAACAGCTCGAGATACTTTGGACAACTACAAttgtgtgaaatattttaag GGTCATTTGGATGCACTTTACGATGCGGTTGTAAATGAAGGCTGTAATGTACAATCGTATGGCATTTGGAGTTTAATGGATAGTTTTGAATGGATTGAAGGTTACGTCTATCGATATGGGTTATTTCGTACCAATTTTACTGATGCAAAACGTTCTACTCAACCAAAAGCAACAGCGTACttctttaaagaaattttggatgg gttTCCAAAGATCCATTTATTAATCCTGAAGAAGTCCAAAGCAGCTCCtcgaaattag
- the LOC123294138 gene encoding myrosinase 1-like — protein sequence MKSCNVKILILFCIITHLTLGQRYNETRVKVKELIENFNIKFGVSTSAEQFEGAWNESGKGETMWSHFTHVHPEKIADHSTTDISADSYHNLERDINMLKFVGLQFHRFSISWSRLLPTPILHDGVSQEALQYYHNLIDQLIANNITPIVTLSHQDLPIGVSDLGGWTNAVIIDYFEHFARIIFDNFADKVKVWITINQPDLTCAYHYEKNMFPPDMMNTTGVETYLCLRNLFLAHARVYHLYKEKYDVANTGQIGILTRMEWFEPMSNSTEDLEFITTFRKLLNGVFSDPIFSEHGDYPEILKETVANKSKEQGFHTSRLKLFTKDEVEYIRNTSDFFGFNYYTPLTIVKKSSENRDLIAKSNIKVPSFFDDINYYFGPADPNWVPTEFNRVHDYPEGFRKSLVYVKNTYNNPKIFIMENGCGTMRDTLDNYNCVKYFQGHLNALYDAVVKDGCNVQSYGIWSLLDGFEWADGYTIRFGLFHTNFTDEKRSTQPKATAHFFKEVLEGLNVFKDPFIISEEVQSSSSKLEMLVEMTQTKALKQCANIAEETKVDFEIVFKEKLC from the exons atgaaatcgtgcaacgtaaaaattttgattttattttgtataataac ACACCTCACCTTAGGACAAAGATATAATGAAACAAGGGTAAAAGTTAAGGaactaattgaaaatttcaatataaaatttggaGTGTCAACATCAGCGGAACAATTCGAAGGGGCATGGAATGAATCAG GTAAAGGTGAAACAATGTGGTCCCATTTTACTCACGTGCATCCAGAAAAAATTGCCGACCACTCAACAACAGACATTAGTGCCGATTCATATCATAATCTCGAACGAGATATAAATATGCTGAAGTTTGTGGGTTTACAATTTCATCGATTCTCAATATCATGGTCCAGACTTTTACCCACACCAATATTGCATGATGGTGTCAGCCAAGAAGCGTTACAATATTAtcacaatttaattgatcaatTAATCGCAAATAATATTACACCAATAGTGACGTTATCACATCAAGATCTACCAATCGGTGTAAGTGATTTAGGTGGATGGACTAATGCAGTTATTATCGATTATTTTGAGCATTTTGCTagaattatatttgataattttgctGATAAAGTGAAAGTTTGGATTACTATTAATCAACCGGATTTAACTTGCGCCTATCATTATGAGAAGAATATGTTCCCACCTGATATGATGAACACAACGGGAGTCGAAACATATTTATGTTTGCGAAATTTATTTCTGGCACATGCTAGAGTCTACcatttatataaagaaaaatatgatgTGGCGAATACAG GTCAAATTGGAATCTTGACAAGAATGGAATGGTTTGAACCGATGTCAAATTCTACAGAAGACTTAGAATTTATAACAACGTTCCGTAAACTTTTg aatggaGTTTTTTCTGATCCAATTTTTTCGGAACATGGGGATTATccagaaattttaaaagaaacagtGGCCAATAAAAGTAAAGAACAAGGATTTCATACATCacgtttaaagttatttacaaagGATGAAGTTGAATATATTCGTAATACTTCGGACTTTTTCGGTTTCAATTATTATACCCCATTAACGATTGTAAAAAAATCCTCTGAAAATCGTGATTTAATAgcgaaatcaaatattaaagttCCATCATTTTTtgatgatattaattattattttggccCAGCTGATCCAAATTGGGTGCCTACCGAATTTAATCGTGTTCAC GACTACCCAGAAGGTTTTAGAAAAAGTttagtttatgtaaaaaatacatacaataatccaaaaatttttataatggaaaATGGTTGTGGAACTATGCGAGATACTTTGGACAATTACAATTGTGTGAAATATTTTCAG GGACATTTGAATGCACTTTACGATGCGGTCGTTAAAGATGGCTGCAATGTTCAATCGTATGGCATCTGGAGTCTATTGGATGGTTTTGAATGGGCCGACGGTTACACTATTCGATTTGGAttgtttcatacaaattttacagATGAAAAACGATCCACTCAACCAAAAGCAACTGCGCACTTCTTTAAAGAAGTTTTGGAAGGTTTAAAT GTTTTCAAAGATCCATTTATTATTTCTGAAGAAGTCCAAAGCAGTTCCtcgaaattagaaa tgttgGTTGAAATGACCCAAACAAAAGCGTTAAAACAATGCGCCAACATTGCAGAAGAGACGAAGGTAGATTTCGAAATTGTATTCAAGGAAAAATTGTGCTGA
- the LOC123294134 gene encoding myrosinase 1-like, translating into MEVYCKAFLVCCVITLTQSQNYNETRLKIHDLAKNYKLKFGVATSANQIEGAWNESGRVESIWDHFIHEDPSRVVDGSNADVSCDSYHNLDRDISMLKYLGVQFYRFSLSWPRIAPIPMQRGNAAGLRYYHNLIDKLIENNIIPIVSMNHFDIPQNIQDFGGWTNELIVDYFENYARIVLDNFADKVKVWVTFIEPDNVCRQHDLSNDWPPIYGSSGISNYLCARNVILAHARVYHLYKKYYDTENKGMMGIGYSFNWYEPLTNSTEDIEVIEKLRTMVYGLFADPIYSSTGDFPDILKATIANKSMEQGFLKSRLPEWTIAEIEYIRNAYDFLGVNYYTSYKQPRIPSEPQPIPSFTDDLGYYKGVYDVTWKNTTVEWLRNHAEGLKLVLIYLKKIYNNPKILILENGCGSSHDKLENYECVDYYKDHLDAVYDAVVNHGCNVLAYTAWCLMDNFEWEMGYTHKFGLFHTDFKNESRPAKPKATAEFFKEILTDVKTNNQNFDQQIGSINGATNLVTHVSIIFVFIINLILLFDSY; encoded by the exons ATGGAAGTTTATTGTAAAGCATTCCTCGTTTGTTGTGTCATCAC attaacaCAGagtcaaaattacaatgaaacGAGATTGAAAATTCATGACTTAGCAAAGAactataaactaaaatttggtGTTGCTACATCAGCCAATCAAATTGAGGGAGCATGGAATGAGTCAG GCAGAGTGGAAAGTATATGGGATCATTTTATCCATGAAGATCCAAGTCGAGTCGTTGATGGATCCAATGCTGATGTAAGCTGTGATTCATATCATAATCTGGATCGTGATATTAGTATGCTTAAATATTTGGGTGTACAATTTTATCGCTTTTCATTATCATGGCCTCGAATCGCACCGATACCAATGCAACGTGGTAACGCCGCTGGCCTTcgatattatcataatttaatcGATAAATTAATAGAGAATAATATAATTCCAATTGTGTCGATGAATCATTTCGATATTCCACAAAATATTCAAGATTTCGGTGGATGGACAAATGAACTGATTGTTGATTATTTTGAGAATTATGCACGAATTGTTTTGGATAATTTTGCCGATAAAGTTAAAGTTTGGGTAACATTTATTGAGCCAGATAATGTGTGTCGTCAGCATGATTTGAGTAATGATTGGCCTCCAATATATGGCTCATCTGGCATTTCGAATTATTTATGCGCACGGAATGTTATTCTGGCGCATGCTCGTGTCTATCATttgtataagaaatattatgATACGGAGAATAAAG GCATGATGGGAATTGGTTATAGTTTCAATTGGTACGAGCCTTTAACAAATTCTACAGAAGACATCGAAGTGATTGAAAAGCTACGGACTATGGTT TATGGATTATTTGCGGATCCAATATACTCAAGTACCGGAGATTTTCCAGACATATTAAAGGCAACGATTGCCAATAAAAGTATGGAACAAGGTTTCCTGAAATCAAGATTACCCGAATGGACAATCGCTGAAATTGAATATATTCGTAATGCGTACGATTTTTTGGGTGTAAATTATTACACAAGTTACAAACAACCTCGGATACCATCTGAACCACAGCCAATACCTTCATTTACAGATGATCTAGGATATTACAAAGGAGTTTATGATGTGACTTGGAAAAACACAACCGTAGAGTGGTTAAgg AACCACGCAGAAGGTTTAAAACTGGTTTTGATCTATTTAAAGAAGATTTACAATAAtccaaaaattctaattttggaAAATGGTTGTGGAAGCTCGCATGATAAGTTGGAAAACTATGAGTGTGTTGATTATTataag GATCATTTGGATGCGGTGTACGATGCAGTGGTTAATCATGGCTGTAATGTTTTAGCATATACTGCTTGGTGTTTAATGGATAATTTCGAATGGGAAATGGGTTACAC acATAAATTTGGATTATTTCATACGGATTTCAAGAATGAGTCACGCCCTGCCAAACCTAAGGCCACTGCTGAGTTTTTCAAGGAAATTTTAACAGATGTTAAG acaAACAACCAAAATTTCGACCAACAAATTGGATCCATAAATGGAGCTACAAATTTAGTTACACATGTCAGTATTATCTTTGTATtcataattaacttaatttta cttTTTGATTCTTATTAA